The Chiloscyllium plagiosum isolate BGI_BamShark_2017 chromosome 20, ASM401019v2, whole genome shotgun sequence genome has a window encoding:
- the LOC122560068 gene encoding protein snail homolog Sna-like, translating into MPRSFLIKKHFSTTKKPNYSELDSQTVIISPFLYEKYPIPVIPQPEILSPGAYYPAIVWDAGLISSLCSAEIESNLASQKSEPPTADNSKRRKPHDLASLSSEEEDGKTSEPPSPDSSATEAEKFQCSQCSKCYSTFAGLSKHKQLHCEPQTRKCFNCKYCEKEYVSLGALKMHIRSHTLPCVCKICGKAFSRPWLLQGHIRTHTGEKPFSCPHCNRAFADRSNLRAHLQTHSDVKKYQCKNCSKTFSRMSLLHKHEETGCCATR; encoded by the exons ATGCCTCGGTCATTTCTTATTAAGAAGCATTTCTCGACCACCAAGAAACCAAACTACAGTGAACTCGACAGCCAGACAG TGATTATCTCTCCATTTCTCTATGAGAAGTATCCGATCccagtcatccctcagcctgaaATCCTCAGTCCGGGAGCTTATTATCCCGCCATCGTGTGGGACGCCGGGTTGATCTCAAGCCTCTGCTCTGCCGAAATCGAGAGTAACCTGGCCAGCCAGAAAAGCGAGCCCCCCACGGCGGACAACTCCAAACGACGCAAACCTCACGACCTGGCATCCCTATCGAGCGAGGAAGAGGACGGCAAGACATCGGAGCCGCCCAGCCCAGACTCTTCGGCCACGGAAGCGGAGAAATTTCAGTGCAGTCAGTGCAGCAAATGCTACTCGACTTTCGCGGGACTCTCCAAACACAAGCAGCTGCACTGCGAGCCCCAGACCAGGAAATGCTTTAACTGTAAGTACTGTGAGAAGGAATACGTGAGTCTGGGAGCCCTGAAGATGCACATCAGGAGCCACACACTGCCTTGCGTTTGCAAAATCTGTGGCAAAGCCTTCTCCAGACCGTGGCTGCTACAAGGGCACATCCGCACGCACACTG GTGAGAAACCCTTCTCCTGCCCTCATTGCAACAGAGCATTTGCAGATCGGTCCAACCTCAGAGCCCACCTGCAGACTCACTCAGATGTCAAAAAATACCAGTGCAAAAACTGCTCCAAGACTTTCTCCAGAATGTCTCTTCTTCATAAACATGAAGAAACAGGATGCTGCGCAACTCGTTga